In one window of Gemmatimonadota bacterium DNA:
- the asnS gene encoding asparagine--tRNA ligase, whose protein sequence is MTRVRINELARHDGASVTVQGWVSTTRSSGKIAFVVLRDGTGALQAVFSRKDVAAETWERLGGLTQETSVAITGTVRAEARAPGGYEMHGAELVVIGASEDFPIQPKEHSTQFLFEHRHLWLRSRRQVAIARVRNEVVQAIRDFFYERDFILVDTPILTGSIGEQAGELFSTEYFDLGKAYLAQTGQLYVEAAAAALGKVYCFGPTFRAEKSKTRRHLTEFWMVEPEVAFHDSNDNMRLQEAFVSYVVGRTIERRAEELKELERDTAPLQRVQAPFARISYTDAVARLNALGSDMEWGRDLGGDDETLLAQQYDRPVFVYNYPKGVKAFYMKENPDDPRTVLNNDCLAPEGYGEIIGGSQREDSYDRLLARILEQGLDPEAYRWYLDLRKYGTFVHSGFGLGVERTVAWICGLPHIRETIAFPRQIHRLYP, encoded by the coding sequence ATGACCCGCGTCCGCATCAACGAACTCGCGCGCCACGACGGCGCTTCCGTCACCGTGCAGGGCTGGGTGAGCACCACCCGCTCCAGCGGCAAGATCGCCTTCGTCGTGCTGCGCGACGGCACCGGCGCCCTGCAGGCCGTCTTTTCCCGGAAGGACGTGGCCGCGGAGACCTGGGAGCGCCTCGGCGGCCTCACGCAGGAGACCTCCGTGGCCATCACCGGCACCGTGCGCGCCGAGGCGCGGGCGCCGGGCGGCTACGAGATGCATGGCGCCGAGCTGGTCGTCATCGGGGCCAGCGAGGATTTTCCGATCCAGCCGAAGGAGCACAGTACCCAGTTCCTGTTCGAGCACCGGCATCTCTGGCTTCGCAGCCGGCGCCAGGTGGCGATCGCAAGGGTGCGCAACGAAGTGGTGCAGGCCATCCGCGACTTCTTCTACGAACGCGACTTCATCCTGGTCGACACCCCGATCCTGACCGGCTCCATCGGCGAGCAGGCGGGGGAGCTGTTCAGCACCGAGTACTTCGACCTCGGCAAGGCCTACCTGGCCCAGACCGGCCAGCTGTACGTGGAGGCCGCCGCCGCCGCCCTCGGCAAGGTCTACTGCTTCGGCCCGACCTTCCGCGCCGAGAAGTCCAAGACCCGGCGGCACCTCACCGAGTTCTGGATGGTGGAGCCGGAGGTGGCCTTCCACGACTCCAACGACAACATGCGGCTGCAGGAAGCGTTCGTGAGCTACGTCGTGGGCCGCACCATCGAGCGGCGCGCCGAGGAGCTCAAGGAGCTGGAGCGGGACACCGCGCCCCTCCAGCGCGTCCAGGCGCCCTTCGCGCGCATCTCCTACACCGACGCGGTGGCCAGGCTCAACGCCCTCGGTTCCGACATGGAATGGGGCCGCGACCTCGGCGGCGACGACGAGACCCTGCTGGCCCAGCAGTATGACCGGCCGGTGTTCGTGTACAACTACCCGAAGGGCGTCAAGGCGTTCTACATGAAGGAGAACCCGGACGACCCGCGGACCGTGCTCAACAACGACTGCCTCGCCCCCGAGGGCTACGGCGAGATCATCGGCGGGTCGCAGCGGGAGGACAGCTACGACCGGCTGCTGGCCCGCATCCTCGAGCAGGGGCTCGATCCCGAGGCGTACCGCTGGTACCTCGACCTGCGGAAGTACGGGACCTTCGTGCACTCGGGGTTCGGTCTCGGGGTGGAACGTACGGTGGCCTGGATCTGCGGGCTGCCGCACATCAGGGAGACGATTGCCTTCCCCCGGCAGATACACCGGTTGTATCCGTAG
- the mazG gene encoding nucleoside triphosphate pyrophosphohydrolase, which translates to MQDRSALGRALEMVRDLRQRCPWDRVQTRETIRPYLVEEVFELDHAIATGDPTAIREEVADLLLHLAWQLVLGEERGEFTAGDVAADLERKMRRRHPHLFDLGPRERWESLKRREGKLRGVLEGLPPALPSLHLAYRLQERAASVGFDWPDTDGPAAKVREELAETLQALHEAAAVPPPPPAPAETGEPVYPPATAAVTEELGDLLFAVVNLARKARVQPATALDAANRKFRARFEGVERLAQARGIDVTTAGLAVLDGLWDEVKAGR; encoded by the coding sequence TGCGCGACCTGCGCCAGCGCTGCCCCTGGGACCGGGTTCAGACCCGGGAGACGATCCGCCCCTACCTGGTCGAGGAGGTCTTCGAACTCGACCATGCCATCGCCACGGGGGACCCGACCGCCATCCGCGAGGAGGTGGCCGACCTGCTGCTCCACCTGGCCTGGCAGCTGGTCCTGGGCGAGGAGCGGGGCGAGTTCACGGCCGGGGACGTGGCCGCCGACCTCGAGCGCAAGATGCGCCGGCGCCACCCGCACCTCTTCGACCTCGGGCCGCGGGAGCGCTGGGAGTCCCTCAAGCGCCGCGAGGGCAAGCTCCGCGGGGTACTCGAGGGGCTACCCCCCGCCCTGCCCAGCCTCCATCTGGCCTACCGGCTGCAGGAGCGCGCCGCGAGCGTCGGCTTCGACTGGCCCGACACCGACGGGCCCGCCGCGAAGGTGCGCGAGGAGCTGGCGGAAACGCTGCAGGCCCTGCACGAGGCGGCCGCCGTCCCCCCGCCGCCGCCCGCGCCGGCGGAGACCGGCGAACCGGTGTACCCACCAGCCACCGCGGCCGTCACCGAGGAGCTCGGCGACCTGCTCTTCGCGGTGGTGAACCTGGCGCGGAAGGCGCGGGTGCAGCCCGCCACCGCGCTCGACGCCGCCAACCGGAAGTTCCGCGCGCGCTTCGAAGGAGTGGAGCGGCTGGCACAGGCCCGCGGGATCGACGTGACCACCGCGGGGCTGGCGGTGCTGGATGGGCTGTGGGACGAGGTGAAGGCGGGGCGCTGA